From the genome of Maridesulfovibrio bastinii DSM 16055:
GTCCACGAGTTTCGTCTACCACGCCTTGGGGCTGTCCGGCTATGACTATGTCCGGCAGGATTTCGTTTTCGGAAACGTGCTTATTTATGTGAAGCCGAAAGCAAAGCTTGTAAGGTGTTCACGGTGCAAGCACCGCCATGTGATCCATAAAGGAAGAAGTGAGCGTTGGTTACGCACTGTCCCTGTTGGTATCAAGCCGATTTGGATCATTGTCGATGTGCCTCGTGTCCAGTGCCGTAAAT
Proteins encoded in this window:
- a CDS encoding transposase family protein, which produces MSTSFVYHALGLSGYDYVRQDFVFGNVLIYVKPKAKLVRCSRCKHRHVIHKGRSERWLRTVPVGIKPIWIIVDVPRVQCRK